The Syngnathus scovelli strain Florida chromosome 13, RoL_Ssco_1.2, whole genome shotgun sequence genome has a window encoding:
- the sec16a gene encoding protein transport protein Sec16A, translating into MTISQAYRSQPDLVSAAYDATSSTLAVDYSYGQYPNQTDATQNYDQYLYPSEYTADSTWIAPEQPTPEKFTMPHRCARFGPGGHLVQVLPNLPSAGQPALVDIHNLETMLQNTSDQEELRGFPGPLVKEETHKVDVITFSQNKALACSHDNNLLDRDSAHLLWDFIVLLCRQNGTVVGTDIADLLLKEHRSVWLPGKSPNEANLIDFNNEPLARAEEEPGAGPLSLLSDTFMTVPENVGKETERFRELLLFGRKKDALEAAMKAGLWGHALLLASKMDNRTHARVMTRFANSLPINDPLQTVYQLMSGRMPASATCCGEEKWGDWRPHLAMILSNLTHTLDLDSRTITTMGDTLASKGLIDAAHFCYLMAQVDLGVYTKKSTKMVLIGSNHSLPFYHFATNEAIQRTEAYEYAQSLGSQPCSLPNFQVFKLIYACRLAEAGLSAQAFHYCEVISRTVLLQPSYYSPVFVSQVIQMSEKLRFFDPQLKERPEQELYNEPDWMIQLRQLDGQIKTGAITYNADRSSPAQFTSSSSPTSELDQTGPAEPYNMSTELDGPAPDNPLMSSLLPGASPQGIHLMPPAPTSILQDGTAPAQPHMPQFYPVPPSGPPGHIPMSGYPPHDPAYAPPHYQPPPVQSEMYPGQGPHSPVHGGHLPPQMPPSPGHMPPSPGHMPPSPGHMGTPQEMPFNQPVSPHRSSVTPQMDFYDHMAQLAPGRRSRTTSQSSVHRASGRRSRTTSESSTHSGGRDRSNSAVKQSSPPPPSIPEQPRKEETKKAKKDSPKKSGGGVGWLTTWLYRKGKNEAHLPDDKNKSIVWDENKQKWVDLNEPEEEVWPTAPPGSGPPVNMFSRRAGLKNRYVDVLNPGGGAKPAGMAPAPPMELFAPLAPMAIPTNLFVPSSAPKDQQPLEGSEGGNQQQMSPNSSVPQVLLPSTGHNLESCHVLAQ; encoded by the exons ATGACAATT AGCCAAGCGTACAGGAGTCAGCCAGACTTGGTGTCGGCCGCTTATGATGCCACATCGTCCACGCTAGCTGTGGACTACTCTTATGGACAGTACCCAAACCAGACTGACGCTACCCAGAACTACGACCAGTACCTCTACCCCTCTGAGTACACGGCAGACAGCACCTGGATCGCCCCCGAACAGC CCACCCCGGAGAAGTTCACCATGCCCCACCGTTGTGCCCGCTTTGGGCCCGGTGGTCATCTCGTCCAAGTTCTGCCCAATCTTCCCTCAGCTGGGCAACCTGCTCTGGTTGATATTCACAACTTAGAG ACAATGTTGCAGAACACATCGGATCAGGAAGAACTACGAGGTTTCCCTGGACCACTTGTGAA GGAAGAAACCCACAAGGTGGATGTGATAACGTTCTCGCAGAACAAGGCGCTGGCATGTTCCCATGACAACAATCTCTTAGACCGAGACTCCGCCCACCTCCTTTGGGACTTCATTGTGCTGCTGTGTAGACAGAACGGG ACTGTGGTAGGCACCGACATCGCCGACTTATTGCTGAAGGAGCATCGTTCTGTGTGGCTTCCGGGCAAGAGTCCAAACGAAGCAAACCTGATCGATTTCAACAACGAGCCGCTGGCCAGAGCGGAGGAGGAGCCAGGAGCCGGACCGCTCTCCCTCCTGTCCGACACCTTCATGACTGTCCCGGAAAACGTCGGGAAAGAAACGGAACGCTTCAGGGAGCTTCTTCTCTTCGGTCGCAAGAAG GATGCGCTTGAAGCAGCCATGAAAGCTGGTCTGTGGGGACACGCTCTCCTACTGGCCAGTAAGATGGATAACAGGACACATGCACGTGTCATGACAAG GTTTGCCAACAGCTTGCCTATCAATGACCCTCTCCAGACGGTGTACCAACTTATGTCGGGTAGGATGCCCGCTTCAGCTACC TGCTGCGGAGAGGAAAAGTGGGGTGACTGGCGCCCTCACCTGGCCATGATATTGTCTAACCTCACGCACACTTTGGACCTGGACTCTCGCACAATCACCACCATGGGAGACACTCTCG CTTCAAAGGGGCTGATTGACGCGGCACATTTCTGCTACTTAATGGCTCAAGTCGATCTGGGTGTTTATACCAAGAAGAGCACCAAGATGGTTCTGATTGGCTCCAATCACAG TTTACCTTTCTACCATTTTGCGACCAACGAAGCAATACAGAGGACGGAAGCCTACGAGTATGCTCAGTCTTTGGGCTCGCAGCCTTGTTCCCTACCCAATTTCCAG GTCTTCAAGTTGATCTATGCATGCCGCTTGGCCGAAGCGGGCTTGAGCGCGCAGGCGTTCCACTACTGTGAAGTCATCTCTCGGACTGTCCTCCTGCAGCCATCTTACTATTCCCCTGTATTTGTTAGCCAAGTCATTCAG ATGTCCGAAAAGCTGCGATTTTTTGACCCCCAACTGAAAGAAAGGCCCGAGCAGGAGTTGTACAACGAGCCTGATTGGATGATCCAGCTCAGACAGCTGGATGGCCAGATCAAA ACGGGGGCAATTACCTACAATGCTGACAGATCTAGCCCCGCGCAattcaccagcagcagcagccccaCCTCAGAATTGGATCAGACCGGTCCAGCTGAACCTTACAACATGTCCACGGAGTTGGACGGCCCTGCTCCTGACAACCCGTTGATGAGCTCCTTGCTGCCCGGCGCTTCGCCGCAGGGAATCCACCTCATGCCTCCAG CTCCCACTTCCATCCTCCAAGATGGAACAGCCCCGGCTCAACCACATATGCCGCAGTTCTACCCAGTACCACCCAGTGGGCCACCCGGACACATTCCAATGTCGGGCTACCCTCCGCACGATCCCGCCTACGCTCCTCCCCACTACCAGCCTCCACCCGTGCAGTCGGAAATGTACCCGGGACAAGGTCCCCATTCGCCGGTGCACGGGGGCCACCTTCCACCTCAGATGCCGCCTTCGCCAGGGCACATGCCGCCTTCGCCAGGGCACATGCCGCCTTCACCAGGGCACATGGGCACACCACAGGAGATGCCGTTCAACCAACCGGTATCCCCGCACAGAAGCTCCGTTACGCCACAGATGGACTTCTATGATCACATGGCACAGCTG GCTCCCGGTAGGAGATCGAGAACCACGTCACAGTCTTCAGTGCACCGG gcctCGGGACGGCGCTCTCGCACCACCTCGGAGTCGTCAACTCACTCCGGCGGGCGAGACAGGAGCAATTCGGCTGTCAAGCAGTCTTCTCCGCCGCCTCCTTCTATTCCGGAGCAGCCCCGCAAAGAGGAGACCAAGAAAGCCAAGAAGGACTCTCCTAAAAAG AGTGGCGGTGGTGTGGGCTGGCTGACGACGTGGCTTTACAGGAAGGGCAAGAATGAGGCTCACTTACCGGACGACAAAAACAAATCT ATCGTGTGGGACGAAAATAAGCAGAAATGGGTGGACTTGAACGAGCCTGAGGAAGAGGTCT GGCCCACCGCCCCCCCGGGCAGCGGTCCTCCTGTCAACATGTTCTCAAGAAGAGCTG GCTTAAAGAACAGATATGTGGACGTGCTGAACCCCGGTGGAGGCGCCAAACCAGCCGGGATGGCTCCTGCCCCTCCCATGGAACTCTTTGCACCTCTCGCGCCAATGGCCATACCCACCAACCTATTTGTGCCTAGTTCAG CTCCCAAAGATCAACAACCTCTAGAAGGCAGCGAAGGAGGAAATCAGCAGCAGATGTCACCAAACAGCTCTGTTCCACAG GTCCTCCTGCCCTCGACGGGTCACAATCTGGAGAG CTGTCACGTTCTAGCTCAATGA
- the LOC137840875 gene encoding protein transport protein Sec16A-like: MQPPPRTGPPGASGPPPPSGPNMFRRTRPLKHPAGAANASMPPSTQPMTDPFAFVRAPPPMGAPVPHSNSLLTQAPPDSTYTLAGPSLAPQPQTMEGVPAAPAGPLPSSLPAVPMFSPHSSADVRTGYAPLHSEQDYLNSREQPLAAEPPCVPSAPVPNQTFNQEFHAQSSPQPVPFQPVPPTAASSQRASDHGSRPPSVQNYFQPTSDPPQQPFNTQPQAQMYPSNAPTPPTQFGHPQMPPPHPQQNPGNSSSSHWAGPNPTQQHNAHFQHQSYFMQTSAPQDVWLSQAPQDPAYHQMGTGPTHPHPQPDSGSHAPNAGPQHDSASATVPYTQDTGTLSMFFNNDVENEETLAGERKKVLNGIPESSQPLSHPQGAPPGHSAPINVPFDNQGARFQDHSHIPYMNDGIATLQGRSSNPPETQYDHVENLECVPNQEVLPSEIHGSPSGVDTYETGPNLETPDSIPRPMRSASASSNYSSMSHGSGSAGRRHHGVVGTFIQQESPRLTEDANLPPAAAAGGYFEQIDSYPPGDVAAQPSTSEQTWPATPSPPKPTGIFQASANSSFEPVRSHGVEVRPAEVDRAKMVAEGGTDPTSGNLEQPPDNMENIYGPGHPLPVGVPHLPNPVVQSHSRPSSRAFGANRPCESPATTLWAQGDPSSLAASILLAPAAPTVLAPLREPSADVIQPPEDGPLDLHPPQRIPQHISENLENPPKVSELDTADSQGHLGYASLLVSESLQQPVLIAPPVSNCVIPPSTFAPQATVSAGTSRAPVLSPNQNPLSPPALTSNPVPLNLTRESSEAANSGVASAQTHAVHPSFSRGQSMSGDPNFALPVNPLTSLAAPSVTNHNQPSNYELLDFSMHQSQSQNQASGHPSALHESSQSSNGFYMQVTKDAQQGLRGDRSAPVPTSAPSAPPQVTVPSLSSAPPLLPASSPSAPSAPLPSAPSATVAPSPNTMATPTSSVTGANTQQPEPARIPEANAAAQVQGDVALPSKGVQPSPGQYPAPVPASVPQAPPSQQAPAEPPRPPSSAGSQQGYGPPPPGPGQMYGGYYGNYGEYPDGRAPYPPGPYPAGDPRAQQYYPEGAYRSRGDPWYGRYDGANPAYRDPHYQYREPQPERPSSRTSQYSDRPSSRQGYTEDYHRANRSVYDEYYYGKQYDYAGMRLLSEFD; this comes from the exons ATGCAGCCCCCCCCTCGGACTGGACCTCCGGGAGCCAGCGGGCCGCCTCCTCCTTCCGGGCCGAATATGTTCCGCAGGACCAGGCCTCTCAAGCATCCAGCAGGGGCAGCAAATGCTTCAATGCCGCCCTCTACTCAACCCATGACAGACCCGTTTGCTTTTGTCCGAGCCCCACCTCCGATGGGTGCCCCGGTACCCCATAGCAACTCTCTGCTAACACAAGCCCCACCTGATTCCACCTACACCCTAGCAGGCCCAAGTTTGGCCCCGCAACCACAGACAATGGAGGGTGTCCCAGCCGCTCCAGCTGGCCCCCTGCCGTCCTCTCTTCCAGCGGTGCCCATGTTCAGCCCTCACAGTTCAGCCGATGTCCGCACGGGATACGCGCCATTGCATTCCGAACAAGATTACTTGAACTCGAGAGAGCAGCCGTTGGCCGCAGAACCGCCATGTGTGCCGTCAGCCCCGGTACCAAATCAGACATTTAATCAGGAATTCCACGCACAGTCTTCTCCTCAGCCTGTCCCTTTCCAGCCAGTGCCTCCCACTGCCGCCTCCTCTCAAAGGGCCTCCGATCACGGAAGTCGCCCTCCATCCGTTCAGAACTATTTTCAGCCTACCAGTGACCCTCCACAACAGCCTTTCAATACACAGCCGCAGGCCCAGATGTACCCCTCCAACGCCCCCACGCCTCCGACACAATTTGGGCATCCCCAGATGCCGCCGCCCCACCCGCAGCAGAACCCCGGAAATTCCTCCAGCTCACATTGGGCTGGACCAAATCCGACCCAGCAGCATAACGCTCATTTCCAGCACCAGAGCTACTTCATGCAGACCTCTGCCCCGCAAGACGTGTGGTTGAGTCAAGCGCCACAGGACCCAGCCTACCACCAAATGGGGACCGGCCCAACACACCCTCATCCTCAGCCTGATTCTGGATCTCATGCACCTAACGCGGGTCCCCAGCATGACTCAGCCTCTGCGACGGTTCCGTACACTCAAGATACTGGAACACTCTCCATGTTCTTCAACAATGATGTAGAAAATGAGGAAACCTTAGCAGGAGAGCGGAAAAAGGTCCTGAACGGGATTCCTGAATCCTCGCAGCCTCTGAGTCATCCACAAGGTGCCCCTCCGGGCCACAGTGCTCCCATCAATGTTCCTTTTGACAACCAAGGAGCTCGTTTTCAGGACCATTCACACATACCATACATGAACGACGGAATCGCCACATTACAAGGAAGGAGTTCAAACCCACCTGAAACCCAGTATGACCATGTTGAGAACTTGGAGTGCGTCCCCAACCAGGAAGTGTTGCCCAGTGAAATTCACGGCAGTCCTTCTGGAGTGGACACCTATGAAACCGGCCCCAACCTGGAGACTCCGGATTCTATTCCCAGACCAATGAGATCTGCGAGCGCATCGTCAAACTACAGTAGCATGAGTCACGGCAGCGGGAGCGCCGGCCGTCGACACCACGGCGTCGTCGGCACCTTCATTCAGCAGGAAAGTCCGCGCCTCACCGAGGATGCTAACTTGCctcccgccgctgccgccggtgGCTACTTTGAACAGATCGACTCTTATCCACCTGGAGACGTGGCCGCACAGCCGAGCACCTCGGAGCAAACGTGGCCCGCTACGCCGAGCCCCCCGAAACCTACGGGTATCTTCCAGGCCAGTGCTAACAGCTCGTTTGAGCCCGTCCGCTCTCACGGGGTCGAGGTGCGCCCCGCCGAGGTCGACAGAGCTAAAATGGTAGCGGAAGGTGGCACGGATCCCACGTCGGGCAATCTGGAGCAACCGCCAGATAATATGGAAAATATTTACGGGCCAGGTCACCCTCTGCCTGTTGGTGTGCCTCACCTGCCGAACCCCGTGGTTCAATCTCACTCCCGACCGTCATCACGTGCCTTTGGCGCCAATCGGCCCTGTGAGAGCCCTGCCACCACTTTATGGGCCCAGGGTGATCCTTCCAGTTTAGCCGCTAGCATTTTATTGGCGCCCGCTGCCCCGACTGTTCTGGCCCCGTTAAGAGAGCCGAGTGCAGATGTCATACAGCCTCCAGAGGATGGTCCGCTGGACCTTCATCCTCCTCAGAGAATCCCAcaacacatttcagagaacctaGAGAACCCACCGAAGGTGAGTGAGTTAGACACCGCGGACTCGCAGGGCCACCTGGGCTACGCGTCTCTTCTCGTCTCTGAATCGCTCCAGCAGCCTGTTCTGATCGCCCCACCTGTGTCCAACTGCGTGATTCCCCCCAGTACCTTTGCTCCTCAAGCAACAGTTAGCGCCGGGACATCCCGTGCACCCGTTCTTTCCCCCAATCAGAATCCACTTAGCCCACCTGCTCTTACCTCAAACCCAGTCCCGCTCAATCTGACTCGAGAAAGTTCCGAAGCAGCAAATTCTGGAGTGGCTTCGGCACAGACCCATGCAGTCCACCCCTCTTTTTCTCGTGGCCAATCGATGAGCGGAGACCCTAACTTTGCTCTCCCGGTTAATCCTCTGACTTCTCTCGCCGCTCCTTCTGTCACCAATCACAATCAGCCCTCAAATTATGAACTCCTTGATTTTTCTATGCACCAATCACAGAGCCAAAATCAAGCATCCGGCCATCCTTCTGCTTTGCACGAGTCGTCGCAGTCTAGTAATGGATTTTACATGCAGGTCaccaaagatgcacagcaagggCTAAGAGGGGACAGGAGCGCTCCTGTTCCGACTTCAGCCCCTTCAGCTCCACCACAGGTCACGGTACCTTCTTTATCATCTGCTCCACCGCTTCTGCCAGCGTCATCACCATCGGCCCCATCAGCTCCGTTACCATCCGCCCCTTCGGCCACGGTGGCCCCCTCGCCAAACACAATGGCCACGCCTACTTCCTCCGTAACAGGCGCAAACACTCAGCAGCCAGAACCTGCAAGGATCCCTGAGGCAAACGCCGCAGCACAGGTGCAAGGTGATGTCGCTTTACCCTCAAAGGGGGTACAGCCTTCCCCTGGCCAGTATCCAGCTCCTGTTCCTGCAAGCGTTCCTCAGGCGCCTCCTTCCCAGCAAGCTCCTGCAGAGCCACCGCGACCGCCCTCTTCCGCCGGCAGCCAGCAGGGCTACGGACCTCCTCCTCCCGGCCCGGGGCAGATGTATGGAGGTTATTATGGAAACTATGGAGAATACCCAGACGGCCGAGCTCCGTATCCTCCTGGTCCATACCCAGCTGGGGATCCTAGAGCTCAGCAGTATTATCCG GAGGGAGCATATAGAAGCAGAGGAGATCCTTGGTACGGCAGGTACGACGGCGCCAACCCAGCTTACCGCGACCCACACTATCAGTACCGAGAGCCTCAGCCGGAGCGACCCAGCTCCAGGACCAGTCAATATTCCGACCGGCCTTCATCCAG GCAAGGCTATACCGAGGACTACCACCGAGCCAACCGAAGTGTCTATGATGAATATTATTACGGCAAGCAGTATGATTATGCAGGTATGAGACTTTTGTCTGAATTTGATTGA